The genomic interval CTGGGCCGCCCGCGACACCCACCTCGGCGGCCGCCACATCCGCGCCGGCGACCTGCTGCTCCTCGGCCTCGCCGCCGCCAACGGCGACCCGCAGGTGCGGACCGACGGCTCGACGCTGACCGGCGGCAACAACGCCTTCCTCTCCTTCGGCCACGGCGAGCACCGCTGCCCGTTCCCGGCCCAGGAGACCGCCGAGGTCATCGCCCGTACCGGCATCGAGGTCCTCCTCGACCGGCTGCCCGACGTCGACCTCGCCGTCCCCGCCGAGCAGCTCACCCGCCGCCCCTCGCCCTGGCTGCGCGGGCTGACCGACCTGCCGGTGCTCTTCACACCCACCCCCGCCGTAGGAAGACCCGGAAGCCTCGGAGGCCCCGCATGACCCGCATCGCGCTCGACCCGTTCGTCACCGACCTCGACGGCGAGAGCGCCGCGCTGCGGGCCGCCGGCCCGCTGGCCGAGGTGGAACTGCCCGGCGGTGTACACGTGTACGCGGTCACCCGCCACGCGGAGGCCCGCGCACTGCTCACCGACAGCCGCCTGGTCAAGGACATCAACGTCTGGACCGCCTGGCAGCGCGGCGAGATACCCATGGACTGGCCGCTGATCGGCCTGGCCAACCCGGGCCGCTCGATGCTGACGGTCGACGGGGCGGACCACCGCCGTCTCCGTACGCTGGTGGCGCAGGCGCTCACGGTGAAGCGGGTGGAGCGGCTGCGCACCGGGATCGAGGCGCTGACGAACGCGAGCCTGGAGAGGCTGGCGGCCCTCCCGGCCGGACAGCCTGTCGACCTGAAGGCCGAGTTCGCCTATCCGCTCCCCATGAACGTCATCAGCGAGCTGATGGGCGTGGACGCGGCGGACCACCCCCGGCTGAAGGAGCTGTTCGAGAAGTTCTTCTCGACGCAGACGCCGCCGGAGGAGGTCCCGCAGATGATGGCGGACCTCGGGGCCCTCTTCACGAAGATCGTCGACTCCAAGCGGGCGAACCCGGGCGACGATCTGACCAGCGCCCTGATCGCGGCCTCCGAGGACGGCGACCACCTCTCCGACGAGGAGATCGTCAACACGCTGCAACTGATCATCGCCGCCGGGCACGAGACCACGATCAGCCTGATCGTCAACGTCGTGGAGGCGCTGGCCACCCACCCCGAGCAGCGCAAGAAGGTGCTGGAGGGGGAGATCGGGTGGGACGGCGTGATCGAGGAGACACTGCGCTGGAACACCCCGACCTCACACGTGCTGATCCGCTTCGCGACGGAGGACATCGAGGTCGGCGACAAGGTCCTGCCGAAGGGCGAGGGGCTGATCGTCTCGTTCGGCGCGCTGGGCCGCGACGAGGAGCAGTACGGCCCGACGGCCGGCGAGTTCGACGCCACCCGCACCCCGAACCGCCACATCGCCTTCGGCCACGGCCCGCACATCTGCCCCGGTGCGGCGCTCTCCCGCCTGGAGGCGGGCATCGCGCTCCCGGCCCTGTACGAGCGGTTCCCGGAACTGGACCTGGCGGTGCCGGCCGCCGAGCTGCGCAACAAGCCGATCGTGACCCAGAACGACCTGCACGAACTGCCGGTGGAGCTGGGCTGCCCGTTCGGCCACACGTCCTGATCGCTCGTCGTGAGTGACGATGGGTGACGTCCACGGGCCGGAGCGCGCGTCTCATCCGACGGACACGGTTGCTGAGCCGTGCCACCGAGGGACTACGCTCCGTCCCGTGGCCGACATCCAGATTCCCGCTGACATCAAGCCCGCCGACGGACGCTTCGGCGCCGGTCCTTCCAAGGTGCGGACGGAGGCGCTCGACGCGCTGGCCGCCACCGGCACCTCTCTCCTCGGCACGTCCCACCGCCAGGCCCCGGTCAAGAACCTGGTCGGCGAGGTACGGGACGGCGTGCGCAGCCTCTTCTCCCTCCCCGAGGGATACGAGGTCGTCCTCGGCAACGGCGGCTCCACCGCTTTCTGGGACGTCGCGACGCACGGTTTGATCGAGTCGAAGTCCCAGCACCTGAACTTCGGCGAGTTCTCGTCGAAGTTCGCCAAGGCCGCGAAGCTCGCGCCCTGGCTGTCCGACCCCACCGTGATCGCCTCCGACCCGGGCACCCACCCGGACCCGAAGGCCGAGGCGGGCGTCGACGTCTACGCCTTCACCCACAACGAGACCTCCACCGGTGTCGCGGCCCCGGTCAAGCGCGTCGCGGGCGCCGACGAGGGCTCCCTCGTCCTGGTGGACGCCACCTCCGGTGCGGGCGGCCTGCCGGTCGACATCACCGAGTCCGACGTCTACTACTTCGCCCCGCAGAAGTCCTTCGCCTCCGACGGCGGCCTGTGGATCGCCGTGTTCTCCCCGGCCGCGCTGGAGCGCGCCGCCCGGATCCACGCCTCGGGCCGGCACATCCCGGAGTTCTTCTCGCTGCCCACGGCGATCGACAACTCCCTCAAGAACCAGACGTACAACACCCCGGCGCTCTCCACCCTCTTCCTGCTGAACGAGCAGCTGAAGTGGATGAACACCCAGGGCGGCCTGGACTTCACGACGGGCCGCACGGCGGCTTCGTCGGGTCACCTCTACGGCTGGGCCGACGAGTCGAAGTACGCCACCCCGTTCGTCACGGACCCGGCGAAGCGCTCGCAGGTCATCGGCACGATCGACTTCGCGGACGAGATCGACGCGGCGGCCGTCGCCAAGGTGCTGCGCGCCAACGGCATCGTGGACACCGAGCCGTACCGCAAGCTGGGCCGCAACCAGCTGCGCGTGGCGATGTTCCCGGCGATCGACCCGGCGGACGTGCAGGCGCTGACGGCGTGCGTCGACTACGTGATCGAGAAGCTGTAGCTCCTACCGGTTCACGGCTCGGCGGCTGTACGGAGACGGCCCGGCACCCACGCGGTGTGCCGGGCCGTTTCTGCTTCACTCGACCGGGTGGCATATGCCAGAAGCGCGATCTCGGCCCACTCCGCCCTACGATGATGCTCTCGACACCAGCCCATTCCAGGAGGCCCGCAATGTCTGCAGCAGCAGTCGAGCACCCCTGTGACGATGAGCCGGAAACGCTGCTGGAAACGGCCAACCGTCTCACCGAGCAGCTTCCGGGGCATCGCGTCGAGATCATCGGAGGCCTCGTCACCGTGGCACCACCCCCGGACGGCCCGCACGCCGACGCCCTGACCACACTCACGGTCCCCTTCCTCGCCGCCGGTCTGCACGGCGAGGAGTCGAGAGTCCTCCAGGGCATCGGTCTCTGGCTCCCCAGCGGACCCGAGGACTACGTGATCCCCGATCTGGCGGTCGTCGACGCCGACTACGGCGAGCACCCGATCGAGAACAACAGCTACGACCCCGCCTGCTTCCGCCTGGTCCTGGAGGTCACCTCCGGGAACTACCAGACCGACCTGCGCCACAAGGTCACCGCCTACGCCCAGGCCAAGATCCCGGTCTACGTGATCGTCGACCGCAAGCACGGCCGCGTCCACGTCCTGACCGAACCGCTTCCCGGCGGCTACGACCGCCACGAGGTCTACGCCCCCGGCCAGCAGGCCCCGCTCCCCGCCTCGATCGGCGCCGAAGTCTCCCTGGACGTCGACGAGATCGTGCGCGCGGGCCGCTCGAAACGCTGAGGACGCGGGTCCACGGTCCGGTCTCACCGCACGCGGGAACCGCCTCTTCCGGAATCGGCGTCGTCCGAGCCGTCCGCGTCGTCCTCGTCGTCCTCGCCCGGGATGTGCACGTCGAAGACGTTGATGTTGATCTCGACGACCTCCAGCCCCGTCATCGTCTCCACGGCGTCGACGACGTTCGCGCGGATCCGGTCGGCCAGCTCATGGATCGGAACCCCGTACTCCACCTCGACGTCGACGTCGAGCGCCGTCTGTTTCTCGCCCACCTCGACCTTCACGGTCCGGCCCCTGCCCGAGGACCCGGGCATCCTGCCCGTCACGGCGCCCAGCGCCTTCGACGCGCCCTTGCCCACCGAATGAACGCCTTCGGTCTCGCGGATGGCGATTTCCGCGATGGTGGCCACGACGCCGTCGGCGATGGTGGTTCTGCCGCGCACGCCGCTTCCCTGATTCCCGCCGCTCGTCGCCGGGTTTCCGCTCCGAGATTCGATGTCGACCATGTCCGCCTCACAGAGAGTGATGACCACGGGCGCTCCTCCCGCCCGTGCGGCCCCCTCATTCACTCTCCGCCCGCCCATGGCCATCCGCCATTCGGGGTACCGGGACTCAGTCGCGGGGCAGCAGCGTCCCCAGCGGTCCGAGGTCCAGGTTGAGGT from Streptomyces sp. CA-278952 carries:
- a CDS encoding Uma2 family endonuclease; its protein translation is MSAAAVEHPCDDEPETLLETANRLTEQLPGHRVEIIGGLVTVAPPPDGPHADALTTLTVPFLAAGLHGEESRVLQGIGLWLPSGPEDYVIPDLAVVDADYGEHPIENNSYDPACFRLVLEVTSGNYQTDLRHKVTAYAQAKIPVYVIVDRKHGRVHVLTEPLPGGYDRHEVYAPGQQAPLPASIGAEVSLDVDEIVRAGRSKR
- a CDS encoding Asp23/Gls24 family envelope stress response protein; amino-acid sequence: MVDIESRSGNPATSGGNQGSGVRGRTTIADGVVATIAEIAIRETEGVHSVGKGASKALGAVTGRMPGSSGRGRTVKVEVGEKQTALDVDVEVEYGVPIHELADRIRANVVDAVETMTGLEVVEININVFDVHIPGEDDEDDADGSDDADSGRGGSRVR
- a CDS encoding cytochrome P450 family protein, translated to MTRIALDPFVTDLDGESAALRAAGPLAEVELPGGVHVYAVTRHAEARALLTDSRLVKDINVWTAWQRGEIPMDWPLIGLANPGRSMLTVDGADHRRLRTLVAQALTVKRVERLRTGIEALTNASLERLAALPAGQPVDLKAEFAYPLPMNVISELMGVDAADHPRLKELFEKFFSTQTPPEEVPQMMADLGALFTKIVDSKRANPGDDLTSALIAASEDGDHLSDEEIVNTLQLIIAAGHETTISLIVNVVEALATHPEQRKKVLEGEIGWDGVIEETLRWNTPTSHVLIRFATEDIEVGDKVLPKGEGLIVSFGALGRDEEQYGPTAGEFDATRTPNRHIAFGHGPHICPGAALSRLEAGIALPALYERFPELDLAVPAAELRNKPIVTQNDLHELPVELGCPFGHTS
- the serC gene encoding phosphoserine transaminase, producing the protein MADIQIPADIKPADGRFGAGPSKVRTEALDALAATGTSLLGTSHRQAPVKNLVGEVRDGVRSLFSLPEGYEVVLGNGGSTAFWDVATHGLIESKSQHLNFGEFSSKFAKAAKLAPWLSDPTVIASDPGTHPDPKAEAGVDVYAFTHNETSTGVAAPVKRVAGADEGSLVLVDATSGAGGLPVDITESDVYYFAPQKSFASDGGLWIAVFSPAALERAARIHASGRHIPEFFSLPTAIDNSLKNQTYNTPALSTLFLLNEQLKWMNTQGGLDFTTGRTAASSGHLYGWADESKYATPFVTDPAKRSQVIGTIDFADEIDAAAVAKVLRANGIVDTEPYRKLGRNQLRVAMFPAIDPADVQALTACVDYVIEKL